In Leucobacter sp. CX169, a single genomic region encodes these proteins:
- a CDS encoding long-chain-fatty-acid--CoA ligase, with protein sequence MTVNPYEARPWLAHYAEGVPHDIAEPTETLVDMIDDAVARFGPKVALEFFRNETSYRELGEQIARAAGGLKRLGVRAGDRVALVLPNAPQHVVAFYAVLRLGAIVVEHNPLYTARELRHQFEDHGATVAIVWDAVADTVAEMPSDIRPRHVIAVNLTRALPFGKRLALRLPIAKARAARDALTQRVTAKGVLDWDRVTGGRALSKRHPRPKIGDVALLQYTSGTTGSPKGAILTHRNLRANAMQGRAWVPGLREGEEVFYGILPLFHAYGMTLCLTFAMSIGARLVLFPKFDTGLVFAAAKHSPPTFLPAVPPIYDQLARRAGEGAADALRGIRFAISGAMSLPTATVDRWESVTGGLLVEGYGMTESAPIALGNPMGPSRRPGTVGVPFPSTDIRVVDPDQPEIDRPAGEEGELLVRGPQVFQGYWRLPSETAATLLPGGWLRTGDIVRVSDDGFVTVVDRIKELIITGGFNVSPSEVEDMLMRHPDVRDAAVVGLPRAAGGEEVVAAVQLRDGATFDPAALREFCRDGLTAYKVPRRISVVDELPRSLVGKVLRRSVRDLLLAERAGG encoded by the coding sequence ATCACCGTGAATCCGTACGAAGCACGACCATGGCTGGCGCACTACGCGGAGGGTGTGCCGCACGACATTGCTGAGCCCACCGAGACGCTCGTCGACATGATCGACGACGCGGTCGCTCGCTTCGGCCCGAAGGTGGCCCTCGAGTTCTTCCGGAATGAGACGAGCTATCGCGAGCTTGGCGAGCAGATCGCGCGGGCGGCTGGTGGCCTCAAGCGACTCGGGGTGCGCGCGGGGGACCGGGTCGCGCTCGTGCTGCCGAACGCGCCGCAGCATGTCGTCGCCTTCTACGCGGTGCTGCGTCTCGGCGCCATTGTGGTCGAGCACAACCCCTTGTACACCGCGCGCGAGCTGCGGCACCAGTTCGAGGACCACGGCGCGACCGTCGCCATCGTCTGGGATGCGGTGGCCGACACGGTCGCGGAGATGCCGAGCGATATCCGCCCCCGCCACGTCATCGCGGTGAACCTCACCCGCGCCCTCCCGTTCGGCAAGCGGCTCGCGCTGCGCCTGCCCATCGCAAAGGCCCGCGCCGCCCGCGATGCCCTCACCCAGCGCGTGACCGCCAAGGGTGTGCTTGATTGGGATCGGGTGACGGGCGGCCGGGCGCTGTCGAAGCGTCACCCTCGCCCGAAGATCGGCGATGTCGCCCTGCTCCAGTACACGAGCGGCACGACCGGATCCCCCAAGGGCGCGATCCTGACGCACCGGAACTTGCGCGCAAACGCCATGCAGGGTCGGGCCTGGGTGCCCGGTCTGCGCGAGGGCGAAGAGGTCTTTTACGGGATCCTGCCCCTGTTCCACGCCTACGGCATGACGCTTTGCCTGACGTTCGCGATGAGCATCGGTGCGCGTCTCGTGCTGTTCCCGAAGTTCGACACGGGCCTGGTCTTCGCTGCCGCGAAGCATTCCCCGCCGACGTTCCTTCCGGCGGTGCCCCCGATCTACGATCAGCTCGCGCGTCGCGCGGGGGAGGGTGCCGCAGATGCCTTGCGCGGCATACGTTTTGCAATCTCCGGTGCGATGAGCCTGCCGACCGCCACGGTCGACCGCTGGGAGAGTGTGACCGGCGGGCTGCTCGTCGAGGGGTACGGGATGACCGAGAGCGCGCCGATCGCGCTCGGCAACCCGATGGGCCCGTCGCGGCGCCCCGGCACCGTCGGGGTCCCGTTCCCGAGCACCGACATTCGTGTGGTTGATCCGGATCAGCCCGAGATCGACCGCCCGGCCGGCGAGGAGGGCGAGCTGCTCGTCCGTGGACCGCAGGTCTTCCAGGGCTATTGGCGGCTCCCGTCTGAGACTGCCGCGACGCTGCTGCCCGGCGGGTGGTTGCGCACGGGCGACATCGTGCGAGTCTCCGACGACGGGTTTGTAACCGTGGTCGACCGGATCAAGGAACTCATCATCACCGGCGGATTCAACGTGTCGCCCTCGGAAGTCGAAGACATGCTCATGCGTCACCCGGACGTCCGCGACGCCGCGGTCGTCGGGCTGCCGCGCGCCGCCGGCGGCGAAGAAGTCGTCGCCGCGGTGCAACTGCGGGACGGTGCGACCTTCGACCCGGCGGCGCTTCGCGAGTTCTGCCGCGATGGCCTGACTGCATACAAGGTGCCGCGCCGCATCAGTGTCGTCGACGAGCTCCCGCGCTCGCTCGTCGGCAAGGTGCTGCGCCGCTCGGTCCGCGACCTGTTGCTTGCGGAGCGCGCGGGAGGCTAG
- the nusG gene encoding transcription termination/antitermination protein NusG, with protein sequence MTEDMNSSEADLDAALDALVQSTDADAVDADSAETDSVETGADSVGAEAEASAESVVTDAVDAEIAVDEALAGEEPVEDPYAKFKRELRMAPGKWYVVHSYAGYERKVKSNLWNRRETMGAIEDIYEIQVPMEEVMEVKNGQRKMVTRVRIPGYVLVRMELNENSWSVVRHTPGVTGFVGNAHNPVPLRFSEAFEMLKSTVELEPNAAGGKAGVAGDAKAQGPAEIDFEVGETITIKSGSFEGLPGTISEINPAAGKLTVLVSLFERETPVELSFDQVSKMV encoded by the coding sequence ATGACCGAAGATATGAATTCCTCCGAGGCCGACCTTGACGCGGCGCTTGACGCGCTCGTACAGTCCACCGATGCGGATGCCGTCGACGCCGATTCGGCCGAGACTGATTCGGTTGAGACTGGCGCTGATTCGGTAGGCGCCGAGGCTGAAGCAAGCGCTGAGAGCGTAGTCACCGATGCGGTCGACGCTGAGATCGCGGTCGACGAGGCGCTGGCGGGCGAAGAGCCCGTCGAGGATCCCTACGCGAAGTTCAAGCGCGAACTGCGCATGGCTCCCGGCAAGTGGTACGTCGTGCACAGCTACGCCGGCTACGAGCGCAAGGTGAAGTCGAACCTCTGGAACCGTCGCGAGACGATGGGGGCGATCGAGGATATCTACGAGATCCAGGTCCCCATGGAAGAGGTCATGGAGGTCAAGAACGGCCAGCGCAAGATGGTCACGCGAGTCCGGATCCCCGGCTACGTGCTCGTCCGCATGGAGCTGAACGAGAACTCCTGGTCAGTCGTCCGCCACACCCCCGGTGTCACTGGCTTCGTGGGCAACGCCCACAACCCCGTGCCGCTGCGCTTTAGTGAGGCCTTCGAGATGCTGAAGAGCACCGTTGAGCTCGAGCCGAACGCCGCGGGTGGCAAGGCCGGCGTTGCTGGCGATGCCAAGGCGCAGGGCCCCGCCGAGATCGACTTCGAGGTCGGCGAGACCATCACCATCAAGTCCGGCTCCTTCGAGGGCCTGCCCGGCACGATCAGCGAGATCAACCCGGCGGCTGGCAAGCTCACCGTCCTCGTCTCGCTCTTCGAGCGTGAGACCCCGGTCGAGCTCAGCTTCGACCAGGTCTCGAAGATGGTCTAG
- the secE gene encoding preprotein translocase subunit SecE, which yields MSGSEIEETGNGLVEQAKTDRAAKKTWFGRVVLFIQQVIAELKKVTTPTRKELINYTLVVLAFVVIMMALVWALDQLFGWLVVFVFGAPQV from the coding sequence GTGAGTGGCAGTGAAATCGAGGAGACCGGCAACGGGCTTGTCGAGCAGGCCAAGACCGACCGTGCCGCGAAGAAGACGTGGTTCGGTCGCGTTGTTCTGTTCATCCAGCAGGTAATTGCGGAGCTCAAGAAGGTCACGACACCGACCCGCAAGGAGCTCATCAACTACACGCTCGTTGTGCTGGCCTTCGTGGTCATCATGATGGCGCTGGTGTGGGCGCTCGACCAGCTGTTCGGCTGGCTCGTCGTGTTCGTCTTCGGGGCGCCGCAGGTCTAA